One window of the Candidatus Wolbachia massiliensis genome contains the following:
- a CDS encoding ferredoxin family 2Fe-2S iron-sulfur cluster binding protein, with amino-acid sequence MPSVTFILPDGSKKSYEAAEGETLLNLAHRSDPDLLEGACEGSLACSTCHVIVDPKFYDVVETHNPISDEENDMLDLAFGLTETSRLGCQIKITKDIDGLYVTIPRGTRNISLDKQGND; translated from the coding sequence ATGCCATCCGTCACTTTTATTTTACCTGATGGGAGTAAGAAAAGCTATGAAGCTGCAGAGGGAGAAACTTTGCTTAATTTAGCCCACAGAAGTGATCCAGATCTGCTTGAAGGTGCGTGTGAAGGTTCTCTTGCTTGTTCTACATGCCATGTAATTGTTGATCCAAAATTTTATGATGTTGTAGAAACACATAACCCTATATCTGATGAGGAAAATGACATGTTAGATCTAGCTTTTGGCTTAACAGAGACATCAAGGCTTGGGTGCCAAATTAAAATTACAAAAGATATCGATGGTTTATATGTTACCATACCAAGGGGTACGAGAAATATATCGCTGGATAAACAAGGAAATGATTAA
- a CDS encoding cytochrome c-type biogenesis protein CcmH yields the protein MRIVISLLFILTFHLSINAFTLDDKLGDTSMEKRAANLFKIIKCPICSGESLSESGSQIAYDMRKAIREKINDGYTDKEIISELKSSYGDSIIVSPPVKFSTYILWFVPLTTLLIGFFLIQKYTQ from the coding sequence ATGAGAATAGTAATTAGCTTACTTTTCATATTGACATTCCACTTAAGCATAAACGCTTTTACTTTAGATGATAAACTTGGAGATACAAGCATGGAAAAACGAGCAGCAAATTTATTTAAAATAATAAAGTGCCCAATATGCTCTGGCGAATCATTATCTGAATCTGGATCTCAGATTGCGTATGATATGCGCAAAGCAATTCGCGAGAAAATCAATGATGGGTATACGGATAAAGAAATAATCTCAGAGTTAAAAAGTTCTTATGGAGATTCAATTATAGTCTCCCCGCCTGTAAAATTTAGTACTTACATTTTGTGGTTTGTTCCACTAACAACTCTGCTCATTGGATTTTTTCTAATACAAAAATACACCCAATAA
- a CDS encoding CCA tRNA nucleotidyltransferase has translation MQVDYETSLIIDAIEEFGGEARLVGGCVRDFILQRDIHDIDLATDLLPGQVIEALKLCNIKAIPTGLKHGTITAVLNQRSFEITTLRHDVKCDGRHAKVEFTNNWQADASRRDFTFNALYADKHGSVYDYFSGIEDLKVRRLNFIGNAEDRIKEDYLRILRAFRFHAKICVGNLSDEILNVCKKHSHMIQNLSGERIRDEIFKLLECDDPAPTLKSMQKSGVLQKIIPKEVKCEILSSTLLFGADALVKLALLLRTTENDKLSLGEYVNKFLRLSNKQKKKLLFLLSNNIGTELSEKEQKKYISLFGRELYCDLVRICGVESGANVDEYISFAEVFDIPKFPLSGDDLINIGYQPGKSLGKSLELLRQHWEDNSYSLTKEELVLCAKSLL, from the coding sequence ATGCAAGTTGATTATGAAACTAGTTTAATTATCGATGCCATAGAGGAATTTGGTGGTGAAGCTAGGCTTGTCGGCGGTTGTGTGAGGGATTTTATTCTGCAGCGTGACATTCACGACATCGACTTAGCCACTGATTTGCTGCCTGGTCAAGTGATTGAAGCGCTAAAGCTCTGTAATATAAAAGCTATTCCAACCGGCTTAAAACATGGAACTATCACTGCAGTTTTAAATCAGAGATCCTTTGAAATTACAACACTAAGACATGATGTTAAATGTGATGGTAGGCACGCGAAAGTAGAATTTACCAATAATTGGCAGGCTGATGCGTCAAGGCGTGACTTTACATTTAACGCTTTGTACGCGGATAAGCATGGCAGTGTATATGACTACTTTAGTGGTATTGAGGATTTAAAAGTACGAAGGTTAAACTTTATAGGCAACGCTGAAGATAGAATTAAGGAAGACTATTTACGTATTTTAAGAGCGTTTCGTTTTCATGCAAAAATATGTGTTGGAAATTTGAGTGATGAAATATTGAATGTATGCAAAAAACATTCACATATGATCCAGAACCTCTCCGGGGAGAGAATAAGAGACGAAATATTTAAATTGCTGGAGTGTGATGACCCAGCTCCAACACTTAAAAGCATGCAAAAATCTGGTGTTTTGCAAAAAATTATTCCAAAAGAAGTAAAATGTGAAATTTTGTCCTCGACACTCCTTTTTGGTGCTGATGCACTAGTAAAATTAGCGTTACTCCTCAGAACTACCGAAAATGATAAGCTAAGTCTTGGAGAATACGTAAATAAGTTTTTACGCCTCTCAAACAAGCAAAAGAAAAAGCTATTATTTTTACTATCCAATAATATTGGAACAGAACTTTCAGAAAAAGAGCAAAAAAAGTACATATCTTTATTTGGGAGAGAGTTATATTGTGATTTAGTGAGGATTTGTGGCGTTGAGTCTGGAGCAAATGTCGATGAATATATTTCATTTGCTGAAGTGTTTGATATCCCAAAATTTCCTTTATCTGGCGATGATTTAATAAATATAGGTTACCAGCCAGGAAAAAGTTTAGGTAAGAGCTTGGAATTGCTTAGGCAACACTGGGAAGATAACTCCTATTCCTTAACAAAAGAGGAGCTGGTGCTTTGTGCTAAGAGTCTGCTTTAA
- the ychF gene encoding redox-regulated ATPase YchF, with protein sequence MSFNCGIVGLPNIGKSTLFNALTQSSAAEAANYPFCTIEPNVGKVPIRDQRLKQIAAIAGSEKIIYNQLEVVDIAGLVRGASKGEGLGNKFLSHIREVDAIVHLLRCFVDDDISHVHNKIDPISDAEVVEMELILADIDSIEKRLPQLEKKAKQGDKELKRQLDLMQEVLAALKLGKPARSLGNMDEAEMKLLQLLTTKPVMYVCNVEDTNIITGNELSKKVERMAEENKSKFYCISAKLEADIANLEDEEEQQSFLSEFGLQESGLDGIARIMYEVLNMITFFTVGPKEARAWPIKIGSTADKAAGVIHTDFEKGFIKAETISFDDYVKYGSESACKDAGKIRFEGRDYIVQDGDIMHFRFNV encoded by the coding sequence ATGAGCTTTAACTGTGGCATAGTAGGATTACCAAACATAGGAAAATCAACTTTATTTAATGCACTTACACAATCAAGTGCAGCAGAAGCTGCAAACTACCCTTTCTGCACAATCGAGCCGAACGTTGGCAAGGTGCCAATAAGAGATCAGCGTTTGAAACAAATTGCAGCAATTGCCGGTTCAGAGAAGATAATCTACAATCAATTAGAAGTTGTGGATATCGCAGGCCTGGTAAGGGGTGCAAGCAAGGGCGAAGGGCTCGGTAATAAGTTTTTGAGTCATATCAGAGAAGTTGATGCTATCGTTCATTTACTTAGATGCTTTGTAGATGACGATATCAGCCACGTGCACAACAAAATAGATCCAATATCAGATGCTGAAGTAGTGGAAATGGAGTTAATCCTAGCTGATATTGATAGCATAGAAAAAAGGTTACCTCAGTTGGAAAAGAAAGCAAAGCAGGGCGATAAAGAGCTAAAGAGACAACTTGATTTAATGCAGGAGGTTTTAGCTGCTTTGAAGTTAGGTAAACCTGCAAGAAGTTTGGGAAACATGGACGAAGCTGAAATGAAATTGCTTCAATTACTAACAACAAAGCCTGTTATGTACGTTTGCAATGTTGAAGATACAAATATCATAACTGGTAATGAACTATCTAAAAAGGTAGAAAGAATGGCAGAAGAGAACAAAAGTAAATTTTATTGTATTTCAGCAAAGCTTGAAGCAGATATTGCAAATCTTGAAGACGAAGAAGAACAACAGAGTTTTTTGTCAGAATTTGGCTTGCAAGAGTCAGGACTTGATGGAATAGCGCGCATTATGTATGAAGTGCTCAACATGATAACCTTCTTTACCGTAGGACCAAAAGAAGCACGTGCATGGCCAATAAAAATAGGATCAACAGCTGATAAAGCAGCAGGCGTAATCCACACTGACTTTGAAAAAGGCTTTATAAAAGCAGAAACAATAAGTTTTGACGATTACGTGAAATATGGAAGCGAATCAGCTTGCAAAGACGCGGGCAAAATCCGCTTCGAAGGCAGAGATTATATCGTGCAAGATGGCGATATCATGCACTTTAGGTTTAATGTGTAG
- the glpX gene encoding class II fructose-bisphosphatase — protein MEDLAYKLVKVTEAAALAAYKLAGSGDEKKADQVAVDAMRTVLNSMEINGTIVIGEGERDEAPMLYIGEKVGTGNGPEIDIAVDPLEGTTICAHYKQGAMSVLAATNKGNFLHAPDVYMEKIAVGKDLPEGVVSLKNSVEENLGNLAKAKGCKINDLVVTILRRERHSKLIETIRKLGAKIKLIDDGDIAAVVSLINGNHDMYIGTGGAPEGVLAAAALSSIGGQMEGRLVFDTDQLKERAKDLNIHDPEKIYTIKDMARGESVFIATGVTSGELVDGVKFSGNICSISSLIILPNKLIKLQTT, from the coding sequence ATGGAAGATTTAGCCTACAAGTTAGTGAAAGTGACTGAAGCTGCAGCACTTGCTGCATATAAATTGGCAGGCTCAGGTGATGAAAAAAAAGCTGATCAAGTTGCAGTCGATGCGATGCGGACAGTGCTAAATTCAATGGAAATAAATGGTACAATTGTAATTGGCGAAGGTGAAAGAGATGAGGCACCGATGCTATATATTGGCGAGAAGGTCGGTACAGGGAATGGTCCTGAGATCGACATTGCTGTTGACCCACTTGAGGGTACTACAATTTGCGCTCATTATAAACAGGGGGCAATGTCTGTTCTTGCTGCAACGAACAAAGGTAATTTTTTACATGCACCTGATGTTTATATGGAAAAAATAGCAGTAGGGAAAGATCTTCCAGAGGGTGTAGTTTCACTAAAAAATAGTGTTGAAGAAAATTTAGGTAACTTAGCTAAAGCAAAGGGGTGTAAAATAAATGATCTGGTGGTAACTATTCTTAGACGTGAAAGGCATAGTAAATTAATAGAGACAATCAGAAAGTTAGGGGCAAAAATTAAATTAATAGATGATGGTGATATTGCTGCTGTAGTCTCACTAATCAATGGCAATCACGACATGTATATCGGAACAGGAGGAGCACCAGAAGGGGTGCTTGCAGCAGCAGCACTCAGTTCAATTGGCGGGCAGATGGAGGGAAGATTAGTATTTGACACGGATCAGTTAAAAGAAAGAGCAAAAGATTTGAATATTCATGATCCGGAAAAAATCTACACCATAAAAGATATGGCAAGAGGCGAATCAGTGTTCATTGCAACTGGAGTAACAAGTGGAGAACTTGTAGATGGAGTTAAATTTAGTGGAAATATCTGTTCAATTAGTTCCTTAATAATACTTCCTAACAAGCTAATAAAGTTACAAACAACATAG
- a CDS encoding ankyrin repeat domain-containing protein → MLYSKEDIRELCLDADRFLMDDNRHNNKVISLEDLQNRLRRKAKFKEIDLQSKCEGDNSLGDLLLKFADENDNSRVKDFFLKNGFNLPQQEQIAEAMKEEEEQKTPDVEEDKAGPSNKNEDDQFSMSYNKIREIVTKNPDITAEEFGEELKKEKIDIKITNQDGWTLLYYAVRSEGPSIISDRSIFLEVVKLLTNLNIGTHFKDTASKTVLDTAAVNGQADVVKILLESGKFSEEEKFNALRSTIVQGNVQEAILLLSYVGCENKRAALSMALDIGKTEVTDAFLNSGKFNDENKAGSSASNGNVGNKPVPSESTDIGSTATPSSNNTATGSTDAQSSLRNEQETKYKESKGNFYASLAKDAVGVVITGLLIAAAVVIPSVAGAVVCGIVAALVTIATGLHVKNSTLPSYREMEENRVERAGTHIGI, encoded by the coding sequence ATGTTGTACAGTAAGGAAGACATCAGAGAGTTATGTCTAGATGCAGATAGGTTTTTAATGGATGATAATAGGCACAACAATAAAGTTATCAGCCTTGAAGACTTGCAAAATAGGTTAAGAAGAAAAGCTAAATTTAAAGAAATTGATTTGCAAAGTAAATGCGAAGGGGACAATTCGTTAGGAGACTTGCTTCTAAAGTTTGCAGATGAAAATGATAACTCACGTGTTAAGGATTTTTTCCTTAAAAACGGATTCAATCTCCCTCAACAAGAGCAAATAGCTGAAGCGATGAAAGAGGAAGAGGAGCAAAAGACACCTGATGTAGAAGAAGATAAAGCAGGACCTAGCAACAAAAATGAAGATGATCAGTTTTCTATGTCATATAACAAGATAAGGGAAATTGTGACTAAAAACCCTGATATAACTGCTGAGGAATTTGGTGAGGAGCTGAAAAAAGAGAAAATAGATATAAAAATAACAAATCAAGATGGTTGGACTTTGCTCTATTATGCTGTCCGTTCAGAAGGACCTAGTATTATCAGCGATCGTAGCATATTTCTTGAGGTTGTAAAATTGCTTACAAATTTAAACATAGGAACTCACTTTAAAGATACTGCGTCCAAAACTGTCTTGGATACAGCCGCAGTGAATGGACAAGCTGATGTTGTAAAGATACTCTTAGAAAGTGGTAAGTTTAGTGAAGAAGAAAAATTTAACGCTTTGCGTTCTACCATTGTTCAAGGCAATGTTCAAGAAGCTATTTTACTTTTAAGTTATGTTGGTTGTGAGAACAAACGGGCAGCTTTAAGTATGGCCTTAGACATAGGAAAAACTGAAGTTACGGACGCGTTCTTGAATAGTGGTAAGTTTAATGACGAAAATAAAGCAGGATCTAGCGCCAGTAACGGAAATGTTGGTAATAAGCCAGTACCTTCTGAATCAACAGATATAGGCTCAACTGCTACGCCAAGTAGCAATAATACAGCCACTGGCTCCACGGATGCTCAATCTTCTCTGCGAAATGAACAAGAAACTAAATATAAAGAAAGCAAGGGGAATTTTTACGCCTCATTAGCGAAAGATGCTGTTGGGGTTGTTATTACAGGACTACTAATTGCTGCTGCTGTGGTGATTCCATCTGTGGCTGGTGCAGTAGTTTGCGGTATTGTAGCTGCTTTGGTTACAATAGCTACCGGGTTACACGTAAAAAATTCTACATTGCCAAGTTATAGAGAAATGGAAGAAAATAGAGTTGAACGCGCAGGAACCCATATTGGTATTTGA
- a CDS encoding UvrD-helicase domain-containing protein, translated as MRSNTINPNFSVWVNASAGTGKTKILIDRVLRLLLENKRNILCLTFTNAATNEMENRIHSILSKWAICSNSELITSLEQLGLSLSSSQYHLPSSQCSTLGSRKNEVFDHYLTQARRLFSELENLGLTIQTIHAFCYKLISSFLVEAGIAPNCTLSECKELHPIIFSKVLHNEVVQDDVNFIAAEIDENKLRDLLYTLCTKRSVSVNDLEYIKNKLNVPDKIHDLQGETIEHIKKLAEILGEGSKRDQSYSVMLSDWYSSTNKEDMENLVKVFLKSESYEKKSTSSIITKGTLEKFRDAEQIIENIQNIVFTHIRDMNSYKIFQRTSSLLGIFKVYIDLYNSEKSKNALLDYNDIIDLATNLLSNPDYKDWVLFNLDQKIDHILVDEAQDNSISQWKIITNLCDEFFAGNDKKRTLFVVGDVKQSIYRFQGANPHLFNYMQQYFHTKTGGRDWMSCQLEKSFRSTPEILTLVDRLFNNFREEISFVDNEIKHVPHRENDQGYIEVWPLLPKYKEEEQKALQVHLTYRKDYIIADRLLAQTVAHKIHNWLNEGRILVAKDRHIKPRDIMILVRQRNVLVDYIISELKKANVPVIGRDYFRIMDYIAVQDLIALAEFLLLPANDLALANALKSPLFNFTEDDLFNIAYDRKEQSLWERLENYSECIYSELNSLINLSRIESPLTLFTHILHTGKKKFAARLGLECFEVLDEFMNLVLQFENPSLQAFVQWIKENNPEIKNDMQSERNAVRIMTIHKSKGLQAPIVFLVDTNTVPRNSESIIFDTIGTPFWCGKNNNAYCDQVKREKKLEDYNEYLRLLYVALTRAEDELYILGKEPVQKDSWYDLITKHGELYEKKYIDLHPIFKEKIEVLCVNANYPQIYKKRDYSDIPVISPPPNLSILFQHPPLSSQHSLPSSQHSLPSSQHSLPSSQCLTLGSSKQEEKPASATHSPPVIQIADTGAQEKRNIDSSVTRWNDTNITVTRTQDSYTRGLIIHSILQYMPKIEKDRRKNWVRKYLDNINTREDKDEIYNKILAFNEKYDYLFDLEGKSEITLSGIINSEPVLVRLDRLCIMQDKAIIIDYKSHRNVSTPSLNEIKEQMLTYKTLVQEIYPNRQVECMVIWVEDLTLQSDFL; from the coding sequence ATGAGATCAAATACTATAAATCCTAATTTCTCTGTATGGGTAAATGCATCCGCTGGTACAGGCAAAACAAAAATTTTAATAGACAGGGTATTGAGACTTTTATTAGAAAACAAAAGAAACATTCTCTGCTTAACATTTACTAATGCTGCAACAAATGAGATGGAAAATCGCATTCACAGTATACTCAGCAAATGGGCAATATGTTCAAATAGCGAATTAATAACATCTTTAGAACAATTAGGACTCTCTTTATCGTCATCCCAATACCACCTCCCGTCATCCCAGTGCTCGACACTGGGATCCAGAAAAAATGAAGTGTTTGATCATTATCTAACTCAAGCAAGAAGGCTTTTTTCCGAATTGGAAAATCTTGGTTTAACTATACAAACTATACATGCTTTTTGTTACAAATTAATTTCCAGTTTTCTTGTAGAAGCTGGTATTGCTCCAAATTGTACGCTAAGTGAATGTAAAGAATTGCATCCCATCATATTTAGCAAAGTACTTCATAATGAAGTTGTGCAAGATGATGTAAACTTTATTGCAGCTGAAATTGATGAAAATAAACTACGCGATTTGCTTTACACTTTGTGTACAAAAAGATCAGTATCAGTAAATGATCTGGAATACATCAAAAATAAACTCAACGTTCCGGATAAAATTCACGATTTACAGGGTGAAACGATTGAACACATAAAAAAGTTAGCTGAAATATTAGGTGAGGGTAGTAAGAGAGACCAAAGTTATAGTGTAATGCTCTCTGATTGGTATAGCAGCACCAATAAGGAAGACATGGAAAACTTGGTCAAAGTGTTTCTAAAATCAGAATCGTACGAAAAAAAGAGCACATCATCTATCATAACAAAGGGCACTTTGGAAAAATTCAGAGATGCAGAACAAATAATAGAAAATATCCAGAACATAGTATTCACTCATATAAGAGATATGAACTCTTATAAAATATTCCAAAGAACCAGCAGTTTACTAGGTATATTTAAAGTATATATTGATTTATATAATAGTGAAAAATCAAAAAATGCACTGCTTGATTACAATGACATAATTGACTTAGCAACAAATCTTCTCAGCAATCCAGACTACAAAGATTGGGTATTATTTAACTTAGATCAAAAAATAGATCATATTCTCGTTGACGAGGCACAAGACAATAGCATCAGTCAGTGGAAAATCATAACAAATCTCTGCGATGAATTTTTTGCCGGTAATGATAAAAAACGAACCTTGTTTGTTGTTGGTGACGTAAAACAGTCTATTTACAGGTTTCAAGGAGCCAACCCCCACCTATTTAATTACATGCAACAGTATTTCCACACAAAAACTGGCGGCAGAGATTGGATGTCATGCCAACTTGAAAAATCATTTCGCTCAACTCCAGAAATTTTAACACTTGTAGATAGATTATTTAACAACTTCCGTGAAGAGATATCTTTTGTTGATAATGAAATAAAACATGTTCCACATAGAGAAAACGATCAAGGATATATTGAAGTTTGGCCGTTATTGCCAAAGTACAAAGAGGAAGAACAGAAAGCTTTACAGGTTCATTTAACATATAGGAAAGACTATATAATAGCAGATCGATTGCTTGCTCAAACGGTAGCTCACAAAATTCACAATTGGTTAAATGAGGGACGAATTTTAGTTGCTAAAGATCGCCATATAAAACCAAGAGACATTATGATCCTAGTACGACAGCGAAATGTGCTAGTTGATTACATAATAAGTGAGCTTAAAAAAGCAAACGTGCCAGTTATAGGACGGGACTATTTTAGGATTATGGACTATATAGCAGTGCAGGATCTAATAGCTTTGGCAGAATTTTTACTTCTTCCGGCAAATGATTTGGCTCTTGCAAATGCTCTAAAATCACCACTATTTAATTTCACTGAGGATGATTTATTTAATATTGCATACGATCGTAAAGAGCAGTCATTATGGGAAAGGCTAGAGAATTACTCTGAATGCATCTATAGTGAGTTAAACAGTCTCATCAACTTATCTCGCATAGAATCCCCTCTTACATTATTCACACATATATTGCACACGGGTAAGAAGAAATTTGCTGCAAGGCTAGGTCTTGAGTGTTTTGAGGTCCTAGACGAATTTATGAACCTTGTATTGCAATTTGAAAACCCATCTCTTCAAGCATTTGTTCAGTGGATCAAGGAAAATAACCCAGAAATTAAAAATGATATGCAATCAGAACGCAATGCTGTACGAATAATGACAATTCATAAATCGAAAGGTCTGCAAGCTCCCATAGTATTTTTAGTTGACACAAATACAGTGCCAAGAAACAGTGAAAGCATCATTTTTGATACAATAGGAACACCGTTTTGGTGTGGGAAAAACAATAACGCTTATTGTGATCAAGTAAAAAGGGAGAAAAAACTAGAGGATTACAATGAATATTTGCGTTTATTATACGTAGCACTCACGCGTGCTGAAGATGAGTTATATATTTTAGGTAAAGAGCCAGTGCAAAAGGACTCTTGGTATGATCTAATCACTAAGCATGGTGAGCTATATGAAAAGAAATACATAGATTTACACCCAATATTTAAAGAAAAAATTGAAGTGTTATGTGTGAATGCAAACTACCCCCAAATTTACAAAAAACGTGATTATTCTGACATTCCAGTGATTTCGCCTCCGCCAAACCTATCAATATTGTTCCAGCACCCTCCCCTGTCATCCCAGCATTCTCTCCCGTCATCCCAGCATTCTCTCCCGTCATCCCAGCATTCTCTCCCGTCATCCCAGTGCTTGACACTGGGATCCAGTAAACAAGAAGAAAAGCCAGCATCAGCTACTCACTCCCCTCCTGTCATCCAAATAGCTGACACTGGGGCCCAGGAAAAAAGAAACATAGATTCCAGCGTCACGCGCTGGAATGACACCAACATAACCGTTACCCGCACGCAAGACAGCTACACAAGAGGCTTAATAATTCACAGCATATTGCAGTATATGCCTAAGATAGAGAAAGACAGGAGAAAAAATTGGGTAAGAAAATACCTTGACAATATAAACACTAGAGAAGACAAGGATGAAATTTACAATAAAATATTAGCTTTCAATGAAAAATATGATTACCTATTTGACTTAGAGGGAAAATCGGAAATTACACTGAGTGGAATAATTAATAGCGAACCAGTATTAGTACGGTTAGATAGACTATGCATCATGCAAGATAAAGCAATTATAATCGACTATAAATCGCATCGCAATGTTTCTACCCCCTCATTAAATGAAATAAAAGAGCAGATGTTGACCTATAAAACCTTAGTACAAGAGATATATCCAAATAGGCAAGTAGAATGCATGGTTATCTGGGTAGAAGATTTAACTTTGCAATCTGATTTTTTGTGA
- a CDS encoding 4-(cytidine 5'-diphospho)-2-C-methyl-D-erythritol kinase, whose product MKSFCVKAPAKINLFLHIVEKKETGYHLIEGLFVFANLSNFLEIKVGEKDFRYDNSIVEFVNSELRISNKYNTIMRAINLLLRYAPVRAKVTVKVVKNIPIAAGLGSGSSDAGAVIRTLGKLWEIEKSILNEIALSVGADVPASVDSKPVLVRGIGEELHPIKEFSLPTNVVLVKPKKKFLSTPEVFSKYAGNFSKPIKWDGNAERNLLKLLKETRNDLQKIAISLVPEINDMILALESQKGSVLSRMSGSGVACFGMFDSEENAKAAAANIRDKQPEWWVCDTQLIV is encoded by the coding sequence ATGAAAAGTTTTTGTGTAAAGGCTCCTGCGAAAATTAATCTTTTTTTGCATATTGTAGAAAAAAAGGAAACAGGATACCACTTAATTGAAGGCTTGTTTGTCTTCGCTAATCTTTCTAATTTCTTAGAGATAAAAGTAGGTGAAAAGGATTTCAGATATGACAACTCTATAGTTGAATTTGTGAATTCCGAGCTCAGAATAAGTAACAAATACAATACCATAATGAGAGCTATTAACCTATTACTTAGATATGCCCCTGTGCGTGCTAAAGTAACTGTAAAGGTTGTAAAAAATATACCAATTGCTGCAGGTTTAGGCAGTGGTTCCTCAGATGCTGGAGCTGTAATACGCACGCTGGGAAAACTATGGGAGATTGAAAAGTCGATCTTAAATGAAATAGCTTTAAGCGTTGGTGCTGATGTTCCTGCAAGCGTAGACAGTAAGCCAGTTTTAGTTAGAGGCATTGGTGAAGAGTTACACCCTATTAAAGAATTCTCTCTACCCACAAATGTAGTGCTTGTAAAGCCGAAAAAAAAGTTTTTGAGTACGCCAGAGGTATTTTCCAAGTATGCAGGAAATTTTTCCAAGCCAATTAAATGGGACGGTAACGCTGAAAGGAATTTGTTAAAGCTTTTGAAAGAGACAAGAAATGATCTTCAGAAAATAGCAATAAGTCTTGTTCCTGAAATTAATGATATGATATTAGCACTGGAATCGCAAAAAGGCTCTGTACTTTCTCGCATGTCAGGCAGTGGTGTGGCATGCTTTGGAATGTTTGATAGTGAGGAAAATGCAAAAGCTGCTGCAGCTAATATCAGAGACAAGCAACCAGAATGGTGGGTATGTGACACTCAATTAATAGTTTGA
- a CDS encoding Mth938-like domain-containing protein, with protein sequence MDIIPLVSKNKNFINGYEEGKFLVNSREYYGSIIIFPEKVIELKESDINNKEHFQSFVTEEIEILLIGTGETRNIPNSSVKFYLMEQKGLSFEFMRTDAACRTHNVLVSEDRFVVTYLKHV encoded by the coding sequence ATGGATATAATTCCTTTAGTTTCCAAGAATAAAAACTTTATAAATGGTTACGAGGAAGGAAAATTTTTGGTGAATAGTCGAGAATATTATGGCTCAATTATAATTTTTCCAGAAAAGGTGATTGAACTCAAAGAAAGTGATATAAATAATAAGGAGCATTTTCAATCTTTTGTAACAGAGGAAATAGAAATTTTGTTAATAGGTACTGGTGAAACGCGTAATATACCAAATTCTTCAGTGAAGTTCTATCTTATGGAACAAAAAGGTTTAAGTTTTGAATTTATGAGAACTGATGCAGCATGCAGAACCCATAATGTTCTAGTATCCGAGGATAGGTTTGTTGTCACTTATCTAAAGCATGTTTGA
- a CDS encoding metal ABC transporter permease gives MFEIFTQNFFINSLIAIVIISLVTGALGSFMIWQRLSYLGDSLSHSSLLGIALALIFKISPSISIMLIAIAFAILLSLNFNRLYSVDTILNIVTNVVLSSSLILMSFLPSSNSSIISSLFGDILILGRSDIVLIFLTSIVVALILIFRWRYWLIISINQDLAIVERVNVNLVRLEFLVTLAIFIAVSAQLIGILLIAAFLLIPAASARLISKTPMQMIIVATVFSVISGISGLMLSASFDLLTGPAIILIAAVYLIIAYFIRLILNRLA, from the coding sequence ATGTTTGAAATATTTACACAGAACTTTTTTATCAATAGCCTGATTGCGATAGTTATAATTAGCCTAGTAACAGGTGCTTTAGGGTCATTTATGATATGGCAGAGATTATCGTATCTGGGTGATAGCTTGTCTCATTCCTCATTGCTTGGCATTGCGCTGGCTTTAATATTCAAGATTAGCCCATCGATAAGTATAATGCTTATAGCAATTGCATTTGCTATACTGCTTTCCCTTAATTTTAATAGGTTATATTCTGTTGATACGATATTGAATATTGTCACCAATGTGGTTTTATCATCAAGTTTAATACTGATGTCCTTTCTTCCATCAAGCAATAGCAGCATTATTAGCTCGCTATTTGGCGATATATTAATACTGGGACGGAGTGATATAGTATTAATTTTTTTGACCTCAATAGTAGTTGCTCTGATATTGATATTTAGATGGCGGTACTGGCTAATAATTTCAATTAACCAAGATTTGGCAATAGTTGAAAGAGTTAACGTAAATTTGGTTAGGCTCGAATTCTTAGTTACTCTTGCTATATTTATAGCAGTGTCTGCTCAATTAATAGGAATATTACTCATTGCTGCGTTTCTATTAATACCGGCTGCATCTGCGAGGCTTATCTCAAAAACTCCAATGCAAATGATTATTGTTGCAACAGTTTTTTCTGTAATCTCTGGAATATCAGGCCTTATGTTATCTGCAAGTTTTGACTTATTAACTGGGCCTGCAATTATACTTATTGCAGCTGTGTATTTAATTATTGCTTATTTTATAAGGTTGATATTAAATAGATTGGCTTAA